In Thalassophryne amazonica chromosome 4, fThaAma1.1, whole genome shotgun sequence, a genomic segment contains:
- the thap12b gene encoding THAP domain containing 12b, with protein MPNFCAAPNCTRKSTQSDLAFFRFPRDPERCRIWVENCRRADLEAKTADQLNKHYRLCAKHFDPAMVCKTSPYRTVLKDTAIPTIFDLTSHLKNPHTRHRKRIKELTDEDIKKIKERRLASSIDQLMSKKDAAAKEDKPSEDEPQMSTEEKELREYLRSTFEVVLMLAKQNIPLATGEDQSNNFQALLEYRINAGDEALRKRFEATAVNTEYLTAAQQHQLLDICENTVREEMLMEVRENRFFSLITGDFVEFGGLKHLPLFLRYVNQQNFLKEEFLDFLPFDGDECSLVEKLEAHLTERWGLSMEDCRGQGHKATGSFTTKMKAVALMLMEKYPLALHMPCSTTALNIHLANNLPFPNVQIVMETLRRIHVFLSNPLTQDEFEKSISSHYKENPERGAALKQACVPGWTEQHAVFDLLLDVLAPLVLCMDAVHQNGTFTSGVREDVYSISETLADFETVATIVILKNVLIFTRAFGRNLQKDTIDVFCAATSLTAVVHSLNEVNDNIDVYHEYWFEEAVNMASVMEIPVKLPRLYLRKQQAAEVGEIQAEAYLKEYVTVPIVSGVMQEVEDMFSETSINALKSLSLVPAVMGHVKFNTSEESHTEVYQSDLPSADTLSAELHCWRIKWKHRGKEVRLPTSIHETLQLPDVKFFPNVNAFLRVLSTLPLLKIEGDNTNTASNRLQAYLSTVPPKQWDKCLAMLSVNAHVKHDLDIMVDKYCRLYPEDDPEAEAESEEAAEDDVEKK; from the exons ATGCCGAATTTTTGCGCGGCTCCAAACTGCACACGGAAGAGCACTCAGTCCGATTTGGCCTTTTTTAGGTTTCCAAGGGATCCTGAGCG atgccGAATCTGGGTTGAGAACTGTCGCAGGGCAGATCTAGAGGCCAAAACAGCGGATCAACTAAACAAGCACTACAGATTATGTGCCAAACACTTTGATCCAGCCATGGTGTGCAAAACG aGCCCGTACAGGACCGTTTTGAAGGATACAGCTATTCCAACTATATTTGATTTGACAAGCCACCTAAAAAATCCTCACACCAGGCATCGCAAGAGGATTAAAGAACTT ACTGACGAAGACATAAAGAAAATTAAAGAACGGAGAT TGGCGTCTTCCATTGATCAGCTCATGTCAAAAAAAGATGCCGCAGCCAAAGAGGACAAACCCAGCGAGGATGAACCTCAAATGTCCACGGAGGAGAAGGAGCTTCGTGAATATCTCAGATCCACATTTGAGGTCGTGCTTATGCTAGCTAAACAGAACATCCCATTGGCAACTGGCGAAGACCAATCCAACAACTTCCAGGCCCTTCTGGAGTACCGCATTAATGCTGGAGATGAAGCTTTGAGGAAGCGGTTTGAGGCAACAGCTGTCAACACGGAGTATCTCACTGCAGCTCAGCAACACCAGCTGCTGGATATTTGTGAGAACACCGTTAGGGAGGAGATGCTAATGGAGGTGAGAGAGAACCGTTTTTTCTCCCTCATCACAGGTGACTTTGTTGAATTTGGAGGTCTGAAACACTTGCCCCTGTTTCTGCGCTATGTGAATCAGCAGAACTTCCTCAAAGAGGAGTTTCTGGACTTTTTGCCGTTTGATGGCGATGAGTGTTCTCTGGTGGAGAAACTGGAGGCCCACCTAACCGAACGTTGGGGGCTTAGCATGGAGGACTGCCGTGGTCAGGGGCACAAGGCCACTGGTTCTTTTACCACAAAGATGAAGGCGGTGGCCTTgatgctgatggagaagtatccCCTGGCCTTGCACATGCCTTGCTCCACTACTGCCCTGAACATTCACCTGGCCAACAATCTACCTTTCCCCAATGTGCAGATTGTTATGGAGACTTTGAGGAGGATCCATGTTTTCTTGTCAAACCCGCTCACGCAAGATGAATTTGAGAAATCGATCTCTTCTCACTACAAGGAAAATCCAGAAAGAGGAGCTGCGCTGAAGCAGGCCTGTGTTCCCGGATGGACGGAGCAGCACGCCGTCTTTGACTTACTGCTCGATGTGCTGGCCCCTCTCGTGCTGTGCATGGACGCTGtccaccaaaatggaacatttacTAGTGGTGTTAGGGAAGATGTTTATTCCATCTCAGAAACTCTGGCCGATTTCGAGACTGTTGCCACCATCGTCATTTTGAAGAATGTGCTCATATTCACCAGAGCATTTGGCAGGAATCTCCAAAAAGATACGATTGACGTGTTTTGTGCTGCCACCAGTCTGACCGCTGTGGTTCATTCACTGAACGAAGTCAATGACAACATTGATGTCTACCATGAGTACTGGTTCGAAGAGGCGGTGAACATGGCCTCTGTGATGGAGATTCCTGTGAAGCTGCCCAGGCTGTATCTTCGGAAACAGCAAGCAGCTGAAGTGGGTGAAATCCAAGCAGAGGCCTATCTGAAGGAGTACGTGACTGTCCCCATCGTTAGTGGTGTCATGCAGGAGGTGGAGGACATGTTCTCCGAAACCAGCATCAATGCCTTGAAAAGCCTGTCACTGGTCCCAGCTGTGATGGGCCACGTGAAGTTCAACACCTCCGAAGAGAGCCACACAGAGGTTTACCAAAGTGACCTCCCTAGCGCCGATACGCTGTCTGCAGAACTTCACTGCTGGAGAATCAAGTGGAAGCACAGGGGCAAAGAGGTGCGTCTACCTACCAGCATCCACGAAACCTTACAGCTTCCCGATGTTAAATTCTTCCCCAACGTGAACGCCTTCCTCAGGGTCCTGTCCACGTTACCACTGCTGAAAATCGAGGGTGACAACACCAACACAGCGAGCAATCGGCTGCAGGCCTATCTCAGCACCGTGCCTCCTAAGCAGTGGGACAAATGTCTCGCCATGCTTAGCGTCAATGCTCACGTCAAACACGACCTGGACATCATGGTGGACAAATACTGTAGACTGTACCCAGAGGATGATCCTGAAGCTGAGGCGGAGTCTGAGGAAGCAGCTGAGGATGATGTTGAGAAAAAATGA
- the dyrk1ab gene encoding dual-specificity tyrosine-(Y)-phosphorylation regulated kinase 1A, b translates to MAAPMPHTHQQYSDRHQPSTDQSVTVLPYSDQTPQLTANQRHMPQCFRDPTSAPLRKLSIDLIKTYKHINEVYYAKKKRRHQQGQGEDSSHKKERKVFNDGYDDDNYDYIVKNGEKWMDRYEIDSLIGKGSFGQVVKAYDRAEQEWVAIKIIKNKKAFLNQAQIEVRLLELMNKHDTEMKYYIVHLKRHFMFRNHLCLVFEMLSYNLYDLLRNTNFRGVSLNLTRKFAQQLCTALLFLATPELSIIHCDLKPENILLCNPKRSAIKIVDFGSSCQLGQRIYQYIQSRFYRSPEVLLGMPYDLAIDMWSLGCILVEMHTGEPLFSGANEVDQMNKIVEVLGIPPNHIMDLAPKARKFFEKLSDGTWSVKKTKDGKRYKPPASRKLHSILGVETGGPGGRRAGESGHAVADYLKFKDLILRMLDYDPKSRIQPYYALQHSFFKKTADEGTNTSSSVSTSPALEQSQSSGTTSSTSSSSGGSSGTSTSGRARSDPTHHHLHSGGHFGTAMPAIDGDSLCPQTRQPYPPPLVWGGGVGPESVTGETHPVQETTFHVPPQHPKALHPHSHTHHHHGQMMATRPRPRHYTSPTHSSSTQDSMEVVHGHLSMTSLSSSASSSSTSSSSTGNHGNQAYQLRHLPAGALDFGQNGGLSMGLGAFSNPRQETGMAAHPAFSMGTNTGPAHYLAEGHLGMRQGMDREESPMTGVCVQQSSMASS, encoded by the exons ATGGCTGCTCCAATGCCCCATACGCACCAGCAGTACAGTGACCGCCACCAGCCAAGCACTGACCAATCTGTTACGGTCTTACCGTACAGCGACCAGacaccacagctcactgccaatcAG AGGCACATGCCCCAGTGCTTTCGTGACCCAACTTCAGCTCCCCTGAGGAAGCTCTCCATTGACCTTATCAAAACATACAAACACATCAATGAG GTGTATTATGCAAAAAAGAAGAGGCGGCACCAGCAAGGTCAGGGTGAAGACTCCAGTCATAAAAAAGAGAGGAAAGTCTTTAATGATGGCTATGACGACGATAACTATGACTACATCGTCAAGAATGGGGAGAAGTGGATGGACCGCTATGAGATTGATTCCTTGATAGGAAAGGGGTCATTTGGACAG GTTGTGAAAGCATATGACCGTGCAGAGCAGGAATGGGTCGCCATTAAGATCATCAAGAACAAGAAGGCTTTTCTCAATCAAGCCCAGATTGAAGTTCGCCTCTTAGAGCTCATGAACAAACATGATACCGAGATGAAATACTACATCG TTCATTTAAAGCGCCACTTCATGTTTCGGAACCACCTCTGCCTTGTGTTTGAGATGCTTTCATATAACCTGTACGACCTGCTTCGAAATACCAACTTCCGTGGTGTATCGCTCAACCTCACCCGGAAATTTGCCCAGCAGCTATGCACTGCGCTGCTCTTCCTGGCCACACCTGAGCTCAGCATCATCCACTGTGACCTGAAACCTGAGAACATTCTGCTGTGTAACCCCAAGAGGAGTGCCATCAAAATCGTGGACTTTGGCAGCTCGTGCCAGTTAGGACAAAGG ATATACCAATATATCCAGAGTCGCTTCTACCGTTCCCCAGAGGTGCTGCTGGGAATGCCCTATGACCTGGCCATCGACATGTGGTCTTTGGGCTGCATCTTGGTGGAAATGCACACTGGAGAGCCTCTCTTCAGTGGAGCCAATGAG GTGGACCAGATGAACAAAATAGTTGAGGTTCTTGGTATTCCGCCTAATCACATAATGGACCTAGCCCCCAAAGCCAGGAAGTTCTTTGAGAAGCTTTCTGATGGTACATGGAGTGTTAAGAAGACCAAAGATGGCAAAAGG TATAAGCCTCCAGCCTCACGGAAGCTTCACTCAATCCTGGGTGTGGAGACGGGGGGTCCAGGTGGCCGGCGTGCAGGAGAATCTGGCCATGCAGTTGCTGACTACTTGAAGTTCAAGGACCTGATCCTCCGGATGCTGGACTATGACCCTAAGAGCCGCATCCAGCCCTACTATGCTCTGCAGCACAGCTTCTTCAAGAAGACTGCGGACGAGGGGACCAATACGAGCAGCAGTGTGTCCACCAGCCCCGCGTTAGAGCAGTCCCAGTCTTCAGGAACCACCTCAAGCACCTCCTCTAGTTCAG GAGGATCATCTGGGACAAGTACTAGTGGCAGAGCAAGATCAGACCCTACCCATCACCACTTGCACAGTGGAGGACACTTTGGCACGGCCATGCCTGCCATCGATGGTGACAGCCTCTGCCCACAG ACAAGACAGCCTTACCCACCCCCACTGGTGTGGGGAGGTGGTGTTGGACCAGAATCGGTCACTGGAGAGACCCACCCAGTTCAGGAGACCACCTTTCATGTTCCCCCTCAGCACCCTAAGGCCCTGCATCCCCACTCACACACTCACCACCATCATGGTCAGATGATGGCGACACGCCCGCGTCCGCGCCACTACACCTCTCCGACACACAGCTCCTCGACACAGGACTCCATGGAGGTTGTTCATGGCCACCTGTCCATGACTTCCCTGTCTTCCTCTGCCtcctcttcctcaacatcatcctcTTCCACTGGGAACCATGGCAACCAAGCCTACCAGCTCCGCCATTTACCCGCTGGAGCCCTTGACTTTGGTCAGAATGGTGGGCTGAGCATGGGCCTAGGTGCCTTCTCGAACCCACGGCAGGAGACTGGAATGGCAGCGCACCCTGCATTCTCCATGGGCACGAACACAGGGCCTGCCCACTATCTAGCGGAAGGCCACTTGGGCATGAGGCAAGGCATGGACCGGGAGGAGTCTCCAATGACTGGAGTGTGTGTGCAGCAGAGTTCTATGGCCAGCTCGTGA